The genome window TTTACCAGGTAAATTCTGTTGACAGATTTAAGTATTTCCTAAAAGCTTTAAAGATATCCACACTGTAGTCCTCATTCGGTGTAAAATCCTGAACAGGCCAAAGTCTCATGGTCCACCATTTTTCTTGTTAACACAGGAAGTAAAGGGAATAAAGAATTTATATTGAATGAAATCACAGGGAAAACTGTAAGTTTTCAAACAGAAGTCGCTCTATACGGCAGACATTTACATTAGCTAGTAATGATGTGGCAATTCCCCTCCTGGGTATACAAGTTCTCATATAACAGCAGTCATTTTAGAGCATGGAATAAAACCTTTACCTTGGCTTCTGATGCAATAACCAAATACAGATCTTAAAGTGACATCCCCATTGCGCAGTTCTACACATTCATTTTGAACCTCCTTCAGtcctatctttttttttttttaagccatttgTAACACACTCAACATTGTTTCATCTGAGCattcacacaggaaaaaaaagcaaacacaacaatataaaacaaaaacaataaacaaaccACATTTCATAAACTATCAAGAGTAACAAAAATTTACAAGCATAAACCCGTTCAAAATAATCAATTTTACATATCTAtatgggaaggaaaagaaacttaAGACAAATTCTgtaaaagatgaaagaaagagaagaaaattaaaggtcaaggaagaaagcaaggagagcaaacagcaaaagaaaggtCAGAAGATATTCAGACTTTGGACACAGGGTTGGGAGTCACAGGTCAGCAAAGACCAAGAAATGAAGTTACTAAGAACTGGAAAGAGAACAAGGACTGATGCAGAAGGAAACCTCTAGGCCACTACAAAATTAACCCAAACTAACTGATTCCAAATGGGCCAAATAATCCACCTTGACCCTGCAAATAACTTAGTCATGCATACAGCTAAGTGACTTTGATTAGCACGACCACTGCTGTGGGCTGCATTATAACTGCCTGAAGAAATGACACCTCAGTTTCCAGTAAGGAAGCACAGCAGCTTCCCCCAGCCTCTTTCCCTCCAAAACGGATATTGGCATTTTGGGCTGAGCCTTCAAATTCCATCTCACCATCAGTTTTCTCTTCCCTCATTACAGACACCCGTGCACCCTACTGGGACAAATGACATACTGGCAGTGGCAGCAGGATTTACAagaccacagaaaaaaatcagtttgctaAAACTGATTTTAGAGAAGTTTTCTGAATGTATAGATGGCGGTCTCTTAGGTTTCACTTATCTTAAAACCTCACACTAATACAGAAAGCTTACTTTAGCTTTAACAGATATCTCTGTACAGCCACCTTGTTTTTCCAACAAATCAAGGATCTGAGGACCCTGAGAACAGGCGAGCGGGAGAAAAAAGCAACCTACTGAATTAGGACACGAAGCTGCTCATGACAATTCTCATCCATAACAGTCACTATCCTTATTTCACATAGGAAGACACTACGGTGAATAATTAGATTGTGACGTTAATTTCACTTAAATTTAACTTGGGTAACATGATTCCCAGGCTACTTGCTGCACCCGATTCACGGCTTTCATATGCAAAGGAGCTTAACAGAGGGCTGAAGGAGAAGCTGGGCCCTGGGAAGGCCTGAGAGAGAACAGGACAGAAAGGTGGTGGTTACCAGCATTTTCAGGCCTGTTTGTAAACCAAATTACTATTCTCATGACCTCCAGGTATTGCAAACAAGGGCGCTGCTTCCATGGCGGAATTGACCTCATCTCCCCTCATCAGCCACAGATCCTTGGTGTCTCCTCCTACTTGGAAGGGAGAACATGGTGAAAAGCAGCTGGTTTTAACCTGAGTTATTTGTACGATGCATGGCCCAGAAAGTAATGAACACTGATGCAAATGAGAGGGCTAAACCGTACTTGGAGTGTGGGAAGGCATCCCACGaaatcacagcagcagccccaagCAGCTATGCAGAACAGTGCAAGATCTTCACTGTCAGGTCAATAGCAGGTTGGGCAACAGTCCTTCTTCTCATCTGTCAGTTTATTTtggaacacaagaaaacaacaacaaatactGAGAAATGCGTTCCTCTCTTTCTCAGAaggggagatgctgccaggGACAGGCTGTTGGAACAGTGAATAAACATAGGACTTAGAAGACACCAGCTTGCAATGGTAGTTTTGAGGGGGACAGGAGGACTGCTCTTTTCCATAATAAAGGAAACATTGACCATGGCTTGTCACTATTGTTGgataagggggaaaaaaaaaaaggtttcttcaGCTACTGCTTTTGAAAGCATTTCAGGTTAGCTCGGAATTCGTAGGAATGCACAAACCTGGGCTACACGCTACATGTGGCACTAGGTATTGAACAAAACACGCAGCGAGCATTGGCAGCTATGGAGCTATCCCGAAAGACAAGACTCGTACACACTGAGAGCAGCGCTCACTGCAGCACTCAGCAgcaggctgtccctgctctAAACAAGATGGGTAATGTAACAGCAGCAAATATGAATCTTGGTGTTAGTTCATCTCGTGATTTCTTGGTTTCACGTTAGATTTCATAAAAAGGCTAATTTTGGTCTTATCCTTTTTCTGTTCTATATTGCAGGGATAATGCCAAAAGTAGTTTTCAATTATGTAACTTTACGAAAGATGCATTTTCTGGGGAATTCCTCCCAAGACActgtccctctctctctcttacaGCACACATTCCACTCAAATGCCAGCTGGCATAGAATTATTAAGTTCGGAATATAAGATCTAGCAGTCCCCTTTATCTTCAGGATGATTTATCCCTCAATGTACATGTACTCAAGCAAAAACGAAAGAGGTAAAGACGATCGTGACCTTCTCCCAATTCCAGAAGTCAGGGACCGGCTGCCAGAGGTACCAAGCAGCTCACGTTCAAGAATGGATTTATAGCCCATCAGCTTTTCTTCACTGCCTGTCCATGTTCCTGCTCCTACCCCAGTTTCACCAAGAGATGCCCAGTTACTGTGGAATAAAAGCTGGTACATGGACAATTAAGACTAGAGTTGTCATTCTTTCTCCTGTGACCTGGCTTTAAAAAGGACATCTTACagattctttgttttctgaagggGTAAAGCTAGTTAAAATCAGGTCCTTGTTAATTCCCTCAACCATTCAGAAGCACATCTATTAGAAATGAactcacatgaaaaatacaGGACATGCCAGCACGTGCCTAATTTAACTCAGAGTTCCTTATAGATCCTTCCCCCAAGGTAGGTAAAGCCTGGTAAGCacatttaattatatatttaagtgtatttaacatttaaatataaatacatttaaaatactttaagcaTTAAACCGTATATTATTTTGAGTACAGCAGAGACAAATCTTTTACATAAATACTGCTACATAGTAAGAAGAGCTTCTTTTTAAGATCTGTGACTTTTTAGTCTAACCTTTAGTGTAAAACCTTAAGAACAACTGCTAATACTTACAGAAACCATACTGAAACTGTTGTAAGTTGGAGAGAAGCCATATGAAAAGAGTTACAGGTTTACAGTCCCGTTACAGGTTTAGAGTTATGGGTGCCATCACTTATTAAAGGTCCTCAAACATCAAGGCTGCCCATTCCTAGTAAGATCACTCTTGTAGCTACGTAGCACAATGCAATAAATCTAACagagaaagctgcagaaaaatgtttttttgaaattatatagatttaaataaatatttatgcaggTTTATAAACAGTGCTCTGGACAGGCAATTTAAAgtataaaatatgtttatttcaaTTATATACAGCTCAGTACATTTTGATATACATCTTGATATTTTGCAGTCTGTAACATCAACACAAATACATGGTTCCATAGCCACCCCCCGCCAACTCCTCAACTTGCATTCCCTTGGGATATTCATTGTTTAAAACAACTTTAAATGAACTTTTAAGTATGCAAAACATGCTCTTCCTCCCAAGCACTAGCAAAGATGCAAGAAAAAGATATTCCAATGGAGTCAGTGTGTTTAATTTATGCCAGCAATTCAAAGCAATCCAGCTTTTCAAAAAGGCACAGGGATGCGTATACAGAACAACAATCGTCTTTGGTGGTCTGATATCCAACAAGAATTAAGACACGCAATGTTATCTTCTTTCCagaaaggaagaggtaagaattTTTCAGAGATAAACACATTCCTTCAGAATCatagtttgcaaaaaaaaatgcagtaaggAAATGCAATTCTTAACAAAAAACTTTTTggaaaaatagatattttgtATACTCATAGCTAGACAGTACAAACCTAGGCACACACTACAGTGTGTATTGACactttattcagaaaaaataaacccatgTGAGACATGGTGTAAAAGGCCTGTTATGGTGCAAAGTTCCTAGATGAAGTAAACATGTAGATATCTATTTCTTTCAGCAAACTAAGGCATGTATgttgcactttttaaaaaactgtatgTTGTTCTTCCAAAGCCTTTAGACTAAGCAGATTCACAGTGATCTAACTATATTTTGGAATATGACTGTATTAGAAATACAACGTGGAATGAGAATATCACTTTTTtgatagtaaaaaaaaataaaaaaattggtTCCTAGGCTTTAATTATTTGGAAAGAAGTTCCAACATTAGATCAGTGTTGCTGATCTACTGAGTTCCTTCATGATGTGTTAATGCACTTACTGTAGATCTAATGCATATAAGTACACATAAGTATGTGCATAAGTGCGCACAGATCCAGTGCAGATAAGTACATTCAAGACATCAATCATCTAGgctagaaataaaaagaatttcATACAGAAATTCCTCAGTAGCAGTTTTCCACACTAAAAGTACTTTAATTGCAAGATAGTCTATTTGTGAAAGCTTGCTCTTTTGGTGATAAACTTTAAACCTGAGACACAGCAAAAACCCACACGTGATCTCTCATGGCTGGGTACATTGGTGAATAACTTAATACTTGCATCATTACCATTTACGTAACATTGTGTTATGATGAGAGTTACctataaagaaaaaacctttGGAGCATTCCTGGGGTCTGATGTATTGTGCAAAGTGCATGCTTCTGTACTGGGGCTGATCAAATGGCACGTAACCCGTGTAGGCTTCAGATTTTCAACTTAGGATATTGTACAGTCATCTCTGGATCTACCCTTACCCCTTCTGCCACCTTGTGAATCCTCCTTGGTTTCATCTCTGTTATTGCTAGCACTTTCCAAATCCTGTTCTGAAACATCATcatcttctattttttccactttattaGAATCTGATGCTTTGATTTCATCCTCTATCACATCGGTCTTCTCATCAGTTTTCCATGACGCTTCCCCTTGCAAGTGCCCTGTTTCTTCAGGCTCACCTCCTTTTCTATGCTGGAAGCTGTCATCTGCAGTCAAGGCAGCTTCGGTTTCTATTTTGtctgttctttcttcagctTCATCCATTTGGGCAGTTTTTCCCACAGCACTGTTTCCATCACCCTCTTCTTTCTGTGTATCGGCTTTCTCTCCATCACATATTCCCTCAGTTTCTAGTATCTGTTTTGACTCTTCATCAAAATCAAATGCATCACCATCATCTTCCTGTCTTTCATCTGCTTGACCCTCCAGTTTAACTTGCTCACTAGCATTTTCATCCTGCTCAGCTTTCTGTGCCAGGGAATTATCTGCACCTTCCTTAGAAGCAAATTCACCACCATGGTGGTCTGCAAGCTCTAACTCttgctcattttctttcagtgtttctttaTCAATTTCGTTTTCAGTAGTTACATCTACAGCTGACTTTTCTTTAGATTCACCTTTCTCTTGTTTAACTACATTCTGCACTTCACCTTctaaagaaatacttttctctTCCACTGTATCACCTGCTGTTTCTTCACTACACTGAACTGTTTGATCGTCTACATTTGGCTGTAAATCTTCTATTCGTTCTGtcctactttccttttctttcccagacTCATCCCCTCTTTCCAATTCTGAATCTTTAATTCTGTCATCTAAAAGACTTGGGTCTAAACTGGCTTCCTGACTCCTCATCTCTTTCACAACATCTGTGTCTGGCTCTGCCTGCTCCAGtatgtttcctttttcctcagCAGAACAGCCTACAGCCTCCACAGATGCCTTATCTTGCTCACCTGTTTCTGCAGAATCTGAACACATCTCCAGCTCTTCCATTACTACTTCCTTCTGTCCATCCTTCTCAGCCACAGCATTTTCAAGTTCACTTTTatcttgcatatttttttcctctgatgaTGCAGAAGGACTACCCTCTGAAGAAACTGCTTGGATGTGGGCCTGATCTCCACTGTCTTCCTTCTCACTTTTATTTGCTGGGACATCACTTTCACATGACTCCGTTCCCTCCACACCCACAGACTCCATTTCACTCGTTTGACCCTGAACTGCACGCCCAACCTCATTTGCTTTTTCAGCTCTATCACCTCCTATTTTATCTGTTCTTCCATCAGCGCAGTCTTTGCTTTCAACAAGCCTTTCCTCCAAGATATTTGGAACTTTGCTTTCAGGACCTTCTTCTGAGTCCTGGAGTCCCTCAGCGTGACTCTCCTCATTTACCTCTTCACTAAGCAAGCCTCCTACTGTAACCTCTGCTAGCCCTGCCTGGTGAGAAACCAACTCACAGCTCTCACCGGTAACATCAGCTTCTTGATCCATTGCATTGTCACTCAGGCCATGGCTAGTTTCAAGATGCTCTTGTTCTTCCTGTTCAGGTACAGCTTTGTCCAGTTCATGCTCTGTACTGATGATGTTAGGCATCTCCTGAGGAGTCTCAAAAACCTGATGACCTTGCAGAGAACCCACCTCCAAGTCCTGATTTGTCCGTGCATCTAGGTCATGGTGTTTCGCCTCTGTACTAACAGGCTGTTGGGCTGCTGTGCCTGTGGACTCAGCCTCCTTTCTCAAATCATCTGTGTCACTATCACTGTTTGAAGATGCACTCCCTGATACATGTTCTGTAAGGTTCTGAAGTTGTTCTGTAAACTTACTATCTGGTAACACCACCGTTGACAGGGCATCACATTCTCCAACCATTTTTTCTGCCTGAGCATTTTCATCAGCATGCAATGTCTGTACTTCCTGCTCCTCTTTGTGTTCCTCACGCTCTGTATTCtgcaagatttcttttttccccacatcctccaaaatctcatttttcatgTCCACTTCATTGGCTTTGCCTAAAAGACCATTGAGAAAGTTGAAGGGACCACACCCATAGCACTTACCTCCCCGCTTAAAACCCGAAAGAGAATGAATCAAAGAACAGGTTAAGGAAAGATCAGCTTTTGCCAATTACGTGAGGCAAAGCAGCAATTGAATTAGTAAGGGCTGCGGGTTTTTGATCACTGAAAATCACCACCACCCTCTCAAAGCAAGAAGTCTCTGGTGCTGGCTTGTGTTTTTGTAAAGGAGAAGATTTATGCTCTTGGCTGTGTGACTTACAGCTTTTGTAGATGAGGACAACTGTTTCCAGCAGTGCAATTTAACAGTAAAAGCTGCAGATGTAGCGCTAACAGTAAACATTGTTTTTTCTCAGCAATATTATCTGCAACTTTAACCCTAACAGCACTATGCATGCAAGAGTGTGTGTCTGATGCCATTATAAGGAAGTGATCAAGGATTATTCAGTAATAATTTACTCCTAAGCAAAATAAACAGGTATCATCACTGTGCATGACAAACACTGAATGCAAAATTGATAGGCAAGCAAATGCTTCAGCTGTTTAACATTACCAACACAGACCAAAGCTCAGGTTCTCTGTGCCTCTTAAAGCCACTTCATCCACTCAAAGGGATGAAGGTATTAGAAAGGTATTAGAACAACAGTGTTTGCTGTTTCAGCAGGTAGCTTTTGGGTCTATGTTGTACCTGTTTCCAAAAACAACAGAgtaaggaaagacagaaaacatattacattttaaaatacacccTTACCTTGGTTTTGGTGTTCCAGATTATTTCCCCACAAAAACTGAGTGAGGAAAAAAGCAGCCAACAGCTAAAAGCAAGATAACTTGCACTTGAAACGGCTGGCTGCCCGTCGCTATTTATTAATATGTTCATTTAGaacaaaaacagaagaaaaaaaatattgtttcctttccttccactAGTATAACAAGTTCTCTGAGTGGCCATTCATCACAATCAACTCTGTAAGAAGGATGTTTTTGCCAACCAGATTTCTCCTCAACACTATGCACCTCAGAGTTATATTCTTTGAATTTAACAGCAATAATCCTGTTATAACAAGTAAAAATGTTGAAGTGTT of Columba livia isolate bColLiv1 breed racing homer chromosome 7, bColLiv1.pat.W.v2, whole genome shotgun sequence contains these proteins:
- the LRRFIP1 gene encoding leucine-rich repeat flightless-interacting protein 1 isoform X1, whose translation is MQRLQLCGDTVVLVHIYFLVNVFVPSVMQVKAEARLAAKRAARAEAREIRMKELERQQKEIYQVQKKYYGLDTKWGDIEQWMEDSERYSRRARRNASASDEDERMSVGSRGSLRSHLEYTSTYPMAGLENERTKKKNYSKATNGYEEDMYGSSQSRKSSRASYYSDLGLHNSGYASTSQPSSQNGNWPSLLYSDALPARSYRASVYDESVYSGSRRYSASSSRAPSEYSCYLGSGSRASSRASSARASPVIEERPEKDFEKGARTVSSLSAATLASLGGTSSRRGSGDTSISADTEASIREIKDIYELKDQIQDIEGKYMQGLKEMKDSLAEVEEKYKKAMVSNAQLDNEKTNFMYQVDTLKDALLELEEQLAESRRQYEEKSKEFEREKHAHSILQFQFKEIKEALKQREEMLAEIQQLQQKQQSYVREISDLQETIEWKDKKIGALERQKDFFDSIRSERDDLRDEVVVLKEQLKKHGIIPDSDVATNGETSDILNNEGHLDSSTTVPGTTQALKTGGDGSLGKANEVDMKNEILEDVGKKEILQNTEREEHKEEQEVQTLHADENAQAEKMVGECDALSTVVLPDSKFTEQLQNLTEHVSGSASSNSDSDTDDLRKEAESTGTAAQQPVSTEAKHHDLDARTNQDLEVGSLQGHQVFETPQEMPNIISTEHELDKAVPEQEEQEHLETSHGLSDNAMDQEADVTGESCELVSHQAGLAEVTVGGLLSEEVNEESHAEGLQDSEEGPESKVPNILEERLVESKDCADGRTDKIGGDRAEKANEVGRAVQGQTSEMESVGVEGTESCESDVPANKSEKEDSGDQAHIQAVSSEGSPSASSEEKNMQDKSELENAVAEKDGQKEVVMEELEMCSDSAETGEQDKASVEAVGCSAEEKGNILEQAEPDTDVVKEMRSQEASLDPSLLDDRIKDSELERGDESGKEKESRTERIEDLQPNVDDQTVQCSEETAGDTVEEKSISLEGEVQNVVKQEKGESKEKSAVDVTTENEIDKETLKENEQELELADHHGGEFASKEGADNSLAQKAEQDENASEQVKLEGQADERQEDDGDAFDFDEESKQILETEGICDGEKADTQKEEGDGNSAVGKTAQMDEAEERTDKIETEAALTADDSFQHRKGGEPEETGHLQGEASWKTDEKTDVIEDEIKASDSNKVEKIEDDDVSEQDLESASNNRDETKEDSQGGRRGKGRSRDDCTIS
- the LRRFIP1 gene encoding leucine-rich repeat flightless-interacting protein 1 isoform X17, which gives rise to MQRLQLCGDTVVLVHIYFLVNVFVPSVMQVKAEARLAAKRAARAEAREIRMKELERQQKEIYQVQKKYYGLDTKWGDIEQWMEDSERYSRRARRNASASDEDERMSVGSRGSLRSHLEYTSTYPMAGLENERTKKKNYSKAASYYSDLGLHNSGYASTSQPSSQNGNWASVYDESVYSGSRRYSASSSRAPSEYSCYLGSGSRASSRASSARASPVIEERPEKDFEKGARTVSSLSAATLASLGGTSSRRGSGDTSISADTEASIREIKDIYELKDQIQDIEGKYMQGLKEMKDSLAEVEEKYKKAMVSNAQLDNEKTNFMYQVDTLKDALLELEEQLAESRRQYEEKSKEFEREKHAHSILQFQFKEIKEALKQREEMLAEIQQLQQKQQSYVREISDLQETIEWKDKKIGALERQKDFFDSIRSERDDLRDEVVVLKEQLKKHGIIPDSDVATNGETSDILNNEGHLDSSTTVPGTTQALKTGGDGSLGKANEVDMKNEILEDVGKKEILQNTEREEHKEEQEVQTLHADENAQAEKMVGECDALSTVVLPDSKFTEQLQNLTEHVSGSASSNSDSDTDDLRKEAESTGTAAQQPVSTEAKHHDLDARTNQDLEVGSLQGHQVFETPQEMPNIISTEHELDKAVPEQEEQEHLETSHGLSDNAMDQEADVTGESCELVSHQAGLAEVTVGGLLSEEVNEESHAEGLQDSEEGPESKVPNILEERLVESKDCADGRTDKIGGDRAEKANEVGRAVQGQTSEMESVGVEGTESCESDVPANKSEKEDSGDQAHIQAVSSEGSPSASSEEKNMQDKSELENAVAEKDGQKEVVMEELEMCSDSAETGEQDKASVEAVGCSAEEKGNILEQAEPDTDVVKEMRSQEASLDPSLLDDRIKDSELERGDESGKEKESRTERIEDLQPNVDDQTVQCSEETAGDTVEEKSISLEGEVQNVVKQEKGESKEKSAVDVTTENEIDKETLKENEQELELADHHGGEFASKEGADNSLAQKAEQDENASEQVKLEGQADERQEDDGDAFDFDEESKQILETEGICDGEKADTQKEEGDGNSAVGKTAQMDEAEERTDKIETEAALTADDSFQHRKGGEPEETGHLQGEASWKTDEKTDVIEDEIKASDSNKVEKIEDDDVSEQDLESASNNRDETKEDSQGGRRGKGRSRDDCTIS
- the LRRFIP1 gene encoding leucine-rich repeat flightless-interacting protein 1 isoform X23, yielding MQRLQLCGDTVVLVHIYFLVNVFVPSVMQVKAEARLAAKRAARAEAREIRMKELERQQKEAGLENERTKKKNYSKATNGYEEDMYGSSQSRKSSRASYYSDLGLHNSGYASTSQPSSQNGNWPSLLYSDALPARSYRASVYDESVYSGSRRYSASSSRAPSEYSCYLGSGSRASSRASSARASPVIEERPEKDFEKGARTVSSLSAATLASLGGTSSRRGSGDTSISADTEASIREIKDIYELKDQIQDIEGKYMQGLKEMKDSLAEVEEKYKKAMVSNAQLDNEKTNFMYQVDTLKDALLELEEQLAESRRQYEEKSKEFEREKHAHSILQFQFKEIKEALKQREEMLAEIQQLQQKQQSYVREISDLQETIEWKDKKIGALERQKDFFDSIRSERDDLRDEVVVLKEQLKKHGIIPDSDVATNGETSDILNNEGHLDSSTTVPGTTQALKTGGDGSLGKANEVDMKNEILEDVGKKEILQNTEREEHKEEQEVQTLHADENAQAEKMVGECDALSTVVLPDSKFTEQLQNLTEHVSGSASSNSDSDTDDLRKEAESTGTAAQQPVSTEAKHHDLDARTNQDLEVGSLQGHQVFETPQEMPNIISTEHELDKAVPEQEEQEHLETSHGLSDNAMDQEADVTGESCELVSHQAGLAEVTVGGLLSEEVNEESHAEGLQDSEEGPESKVPNILEERLVESKDCADGRTDKIGGDRAEKANEVGRAVQGQTSEMESVGVEGTESCESDVPANKSEKEDSGDQAHIQAVSSEGSPSASSEEKNMQDKSELENAVAEKDGQKEVVMEELEMCSDSAETGEQDKASVEAVGCSAEEKGNILEQAEPDTDVVKEMRSQEASLDPSLLDDRIKDSELERGDESGKEKESRTERIEDLQPNVDDQTVQCSEETAGDTVEEKSISLEGEVQNVVKQEKGESKEKSAVDVTTENEIDKETLKENEQELELADHHGGEFASKEGADNSLAQKAEQDENASEQVKLEGQADERQEDDGDAFDFDEESKQILETEGICDGEKADTQKEEGDGNSAVGKTAQMDEAEERTDKIETEAALTADDSFQHRKGGEPEETGHLQGEASWKTDEKTDVIEDEIKASDSNKVEKIEDDDVSEQDLESASNNRDETKEDSQGGRRGKGRSRDDCTIS
- the LRRFIP1 gene encoding leucine-rich repeat flightless-interacting protein 1 isoform X25 encodes the protein MQRLQLCGDTVVLVHIYFLVNVFVPSVMQVKAEARLAAKRAARAEAREIRMKELERQQKEIYQVQKKYYGLDTKWGDIEQWMEDSERYSRRARRNASASDEDERMSVGSRGSLRAGLENERTKKKNYSKATNGYEEDMYGSSQSRKSSRPSEYSCYLGSGSRASSRASSARASPVIEERPEKDFEKGARTVSSLSAATLASLGGTSSRRGSGDTSISADTEASIREIKDIYELKDQIQDIEGKYMQGLKEMKDSLAEVEEKYKKAMVSNAQLDNEKTNFMYQVDTLKDALLELEEQLAESRRQYEEKSKEFEREKHAHSILQFQFKEIKEALKQREEMLAEIQQLQQKQQSYVREISDLQETIEWKDKKIGALERQKDFFDSIRSERDDLRDEVVVLKEQLKKHGIIPDSDVATNGETSDILNNEGHLDSSTTVPGTTQALKTGGDGSLGKANEVDMKNEILEDVGKKEILQNTEREEHKEEQEVQTLHADENAQAEKMVGECDALSTVVLPDSKFTEQLQNLTEHVSGSASSNSDSDTDDLRKEAESTGTAAQQPVSTEAKHHDLDARTNQDLEVGSLQGHQVFETPQEMPNIISTEHELDKAVPEQEEQEHLETSHGLSDNAMDQEADVTGESCELVSHQAGLAEVTVGGLLSEEVNEESHAEGLQDSEEGPESKVPNILEERLVESKDCADGRTDKIGGDRAEKANEVGRAVQGQTSEMESVGVEGTESCESDVPANKSEKEDSGDQAHIQAVSSEGSPSASSEEKNMQDKSELENAVAEKDGQKEVVMEELEMCSDSAETGEQDKASVEAVGCSAEEKGNILEQAEPDTDVVKEMRSQEASLDPSLLDDRIKDSELERGDESGKEKESRTERIEDLQPNVDDQTVQCSEETAGDTVEEKSISLEGEVQNVVKQEKGESKEKSAVDVTTENEIDKETLKENEQELELADHHGGEFASKEGADNSLAQKAEQDENASEQVKLEGQADERQEDDGDAFDFDEESKQILETEGICDGEKADTQKEEGDGNSAVGKTAQMDEAEERTDKIETEAALTADDSFQHRKGGEPEETGHLQGEASWKTDEKTDVIEDEIKASDSNKVEKIEDDDVSEQDLESASNNRDETKEDSQGGRRGKGRSRDDCTIS
- the LRRFIP1 gene encoding leucine-rich repeat flightless-interacting protein 1 isoform X22; amino-acid sequence: MQRLQLCGDTVVLVHIYFLVNVFVPSVMQVKAEARLAAKRAARAEAREIRMKELERQQKEIYQVQKKYYGLDTKWGDIEQWMEDSERYSRRARRNASASDEDERMSVGSRGSLRSHLEYTSTYPMAGLENERTKKKNYSKATNGYEEDMYGSSQSRKSSRPSEYSCYLGSGSRASSRASSARASPVIEERPEKDFEKGARTVSSLSAATLASLGGTSSRRGSGDTSISADTEASIREIKDIYELKDQIQDIEGKYMQGLKEMKDSLAEVEEKYKKAMVSNAQLDNEKTNFMYQVDTLKDALLELEEQLAESRRQYEEKSKEFEREKHAHSILQFQFKEIKEALKQREEMLAEIQQLQQKQQSYVREISDLQETIEWKDKKIGALERQKDFFDSIRSERDDLRDEVVVLKEQLKKHGIIPDSDVATNGETSDILNNEGHLDSSTTVPGTTQALKTGGDGSLGKANEVDMKNEILEDVGKKEILQNTEREEHKEEQEVQTLHADENAQAEKMVGECDALSTVVLPDSKFTEQLQNLTEHVSGSASSNSDSDTDDLRKEAESTGTAAQQPVSTEAKHHDLDARTNQDLEVGSLQGHQVFETPQEMPNIISTEHELDKAVPEQEEQEHLETSHGLSDNAMDQEADVTGESCELVSHQAGLAEVTVGGLLSEEVNEESHAEGLQDSEEGPESKVPNILEERLVESKDCADGRTDKIGGDRAEKANEVGRAVQGQTSEMESVGVEGTESCESDVPANKSEKEDSGDQAHIQAVSSEGSPSASSEEKNMQDKSELENAVAEKDGQKEVVMEELEMCSDSAETGEQDKASVEAVGCSAEEKGNILEQAEPDTDVVKEMRSQEASLDPSLLDDRIKDSELERGDESGKEKESRTERIEDLQPNVDDQTVQCSEETAGDTVEEKSISLEGEVQNVVKQEKGESKEKSAVDVTTENEIDKETLKENEQELELADHHGGEFASKEGADNSLAQKAEQDENASEQVKLEGQADERQEDDGDAFDFDEESKQILETEGICDGEKADTQKEEGDGNSAVGKTAQMDEAEERTDKIETEAALTADDSFQHRKGGEPEETGHLQGEASWKTDEKTDVIEDEIKASDSNKVEKIEDDDVSEQDLESASNNRDETKEDSQGGRRGKGRSRDDCTIS